The proteins below come from a single Sorghum bicolor cultivar BTx623 chromosome 4, Sorghum_bicolor_NCBIv3, whole genome shotgun sequence genomic window:
- the LOC8078361 gene encoding uncharacterized protein LOC8078361 — translation MAEKPPLPPKPKPPLPSKPRPKAAPAGARPTPPPPTGPGSRPAAAPPFKKPTLAPPPQVLPLKPPPAHQYRQQQQYPPGGGARKQPYRQQHPHHRHRRGGGCSCRRVCCLATGLALLALCLALAAACLAYLYYRPRAPSFHLQPLSPVRLRLGNNSSSAAVSAMDATVGARVVSWNPNERVAFRYGDGEGRVALRDADDGDVALGWAPVRGFAHAPRTVATVAFVATARGVVLDEAVAARVRDRYRRRQQGFRVVVDAHVGVRVGALRTGMVPVRLLCDDGAMAPRAADAGASDGGTVVGPMSKCQVLLFRVRWFSLN, via the exons ATGGCCGAGAAGCCGCCTCTGCCGCCCAAGCCCAAGCCTCCCCTGCCGTCCAAGCCGAGGCCCAAGGCGGCACCCGCGGGGGCAAGGCCGACACCACCGCCGCCGACAGGTCCCGGCAGCAGGCCGGCGGCCGCGCCGCCTTTCAAGAAGCCGAcgctcgcgccgccgccgcaggttCTCCCGCTCAAACCACCGCCGGCGCACCAGtaccggcagcagcagcagtaccctccgggcggcggcgcgcggaAGCAGCCGTACCGCCAGCAACACCcgcaccaccgccaccgccgcggcggcgggtgcTCGTGCCGCCGCGTGTGCTGCCTGGCCACGGGGCTCGCCCTGCTCGCGCTCTGCCTGGCGCTCGCCGCCGCGTGCCTCGCCTACCTCTACTACCGCCCGCGCGCGCCGTCGTTCCACCTGCAGCCTCTCTCCCCCGTCCGCCTCCGCCTCGGGAACAACTCCTCCTCGGCCGCCGTGTCCGCCATGGACGCCACCGTGGGCGCCCGCGTCGTGTCGTGGAACCCGAACGAGCGTGTGGCGTTCCGgtacggcgacggcgagggccGCGTCGCCCTGCGcgacgccgacgacggcgacgtgGCGCTGGGGTGGGCGCCCGTGCGCGGGTTCGCGCACGCGCCGCGCACCGTGGCCACCGTCGCGTTCGTGGCCACCGCCAGGGGCGTGGTGCTGGACGAGGCCGTGGCGGCGCGCGTCCGCGACAGGtaccggcggcggcagcaggggTTCAGGGTGGTCGTGGACGCCCACGTCGGCGTCCGCGTCGGGGCGCTGCGCACGGGCATGGTGCCGGTCAGGCTGCTCTGTGACGACGGCGCGATGGCGCCCCGCGCCGCCGACGCGGGGGCATCGGACGGCGGGACCGTGGTTGGGCCCATGAGCAAGTGCCAGGTGCTCCTGTTTAGAGTAAGATG GTTTAGCCTGAACTGA